From one Butyricimonas faecihominis genomic stretch:
- a CDS encoding MutS-related protein translates to MSFKIDKQTLDDLAIFGNNRTKSVYDIFNRTRTRGGAKILEEMFLYPLSDADQINERSDVIRYYRDIEAEFPFRGEIFDTMEFYLGNTDRRTQLMTQDNTLGRKFKNLVGTDTEYTQIHNGIVCCIELLNTLDAFLKNSKADAGNKTIAELTASLRGLLGNEKWSWYVSEKGKKKLGYEQAVVYDRVLRFEERDKLMKILYYVYLLDVYMAVANVAKERGFVFAKAHPNDKNTLVMKGVFHPFLTNPVGNTITVDENSNVIFLTGANMAGKSTFMKSFGITVFLAHVGFPVPAKEMEFSVQNGMFTTINLPDNLSMGYSHFYAEVLRVKKVAQQVRQTQHLIVVFDELFRGTNVKDAYDATVAVTEAFAGIRNCTFIISTHIIEAGEVLKERCDNINFVYLPTKMEGSKPVYTYTLAPGITDDRHGMMIVNNEHIIEIIKNGEA, encoded by the coding sequence ATGAGCTTTAAAATAGACAAACAGACGTTGGATGATCTGGCTATTTTCGGGAATAACCGAACGAAGTCTGTTTATGATATTTTCAACCGAACCCGTACGCGGGGTGGTGCGAAAATTCTTGAAGAGATGTTTTTATATCCCCTTTCGGATGCAGACCAGATTAACGAGAGGAGTGATGTGATTCGTTATTATCGTGATATTGAGGCAGAATTCCCGTTTCGTGGTGAGATTTTTGACACGATGGAATTCTATTTGGGTAACACGGACAGGCGTACACAGCTGATGACGCAGGATAACACGTTAGGACGGAAATTCAAGAATCTCGTTGGGACTGATACAGAGTATACCCAAATCCACAACGGGATTGTTTGTTGTATAGAGTTGTTGAACACGCTGGATGCCTTCTTGAAGAATTCCAAGGCGGATGCTGGTAACAAGACCATAGCGGAGTTGACGGCTAGTTTACGGGGGTTACTGGGTAACGAGAAGTGGTCCTGGTATGTTTCCGAGAAGGGAAAGAAGAAACTGGGTTACGAGCAGGCGGTGGTTTACGACCGGGTGTTGCGTTTCGAGGAACGGGATAAGCTGATGAAGATTTTGTATTACGTTTATTTGCTGGATGTTTACATGGCGGTGGCCAACGTGGCGAAAGAACGTGGTTTTGTTTTCGCGAAAGCTCACCCGAATGACAAGAACACGTTGGTTATGAAAGGTGTATTCCATCCTTTCCTTACGAATCCTGTCGGTAACACGATCACGGTGGACGAGAATAGTAACGTGATTTTCTTGACGGGAGCGAACATGGCCGGGAAATCGACTTTCATGAAGAGTTTTGGTATCACGGTTTTCCTTGCTCACGTGGGATTTCCCGTCCCCGCGAAGGAAATGGAATTTTCCGTTCAAAACGGAATGTTCACGACGATTAACCTGCCGGATAACTTGAGTATGGGATATAGCCATTTTTATGCCGAGGTTTTGCGGGTGAAGAAGGTGGCACAACAGGTTAGACAAACCCAGCATTTGATTGTGGTGTTTGACGAGTTGTTCCGCGGTACGAACGTGAAAGATGCTTACGACGCGACGGTTGCGGTGACGGAGGCTTTTGCCGGAATCCGGAATTGCACGTTTATCATTTCGACTCATATTATAGAGGCGGGAGAGGTACTGAAGGAAAGGTGTGATAATATTAATTTCGTTTATT